A genome region from Streptomyces antimycoticus includes the following:
- a CDS encoding aspartate aminotransferase family protein, whose product MSADLSKTAYDHLWMHFTRMSSYENSPVPTIVRGEGTYIYDDKGKRYIDGLAGLFVVNAGHGRVELAETAYKQAQELAFFPVWSYAHPKAVELAERLAGYAPGDLNKVFFTTGGGEAVETAWKLAKQYFKLTGKPTKHKVISRAVAYHGTPQGALSITGLPGLKAPFEPLVPGAHKVPNTNIYRAPIFGDDPVAFGRWAADQIEQQILFEGADTVAAVFLEPVQNAGGCFPPPPGYFQRVREICDKYDVLLVSDEVICAFGRLGTIFACDKFGYVPDMITCAKGMTSGYSPIGACIISDRLAEPFYEGDNTFLHGYTFGGHPVSAAVGVANLDIFEREGLNQHVLDNEGAFRSTLERLHDLPIVGDVRGNGFFYGIELVKDKATKESFDEEETERILYGFLSKALYENGLYCRADDRGDPVVQLAPPLIADQALFDEIEQILRAVLTEAWTKL is encoded by the coding sequence ATGAGCGCCGACCTCTCCAAGACGGCGTACGACCACCTGTGGATGCACTTCACCCGCATGTCGTCGTACGAGAACTCCCCCGTGCCGACGATCGTGCGCGGTGAGGGCACGTACATCTACGACGACAAGGGCAAGCGGTACATCGACGGCCTGGCCGGCCTGTTCGTGGTCAACGCGGGCCACGGCCGGGTCGAGCTGGCGGAGACGGCCTACAAGCAGGCCCAGGAGCTCGCCTTCTTCCCGGTGTGGAGCTATGCCCACCCCAAGGCCGTCGAGCTCGCCGAGCGGCTCGCGGGCTACGCACCCGGCGACCTGAACAAGGTCTTCTTCACCACGGGCGGCGGCGAGGCCGTCGAGACCGCCTGGAAGCTGGCCAAGCAGTACTTCAAGCTCACCGGCAAGCCCACCAAGCACAAGGTCATATCCCGGGCGGTGGCCTATCACGGCACCCCGCAGGGAGCCCTGTCGATCACCGGGCTGCCGGGGCTCAAGGCCCCCTTCGAGCCGCTGGTCCCCGGTGCCCACAAGGTCCCCAACACCAACATCTACCGCGCCCCGATCTTCGGCGACGACCCCGTGGCGTTCGGCCGCTGGGCCGCCGACCAGATCGAGCAGCAGATCCTCTTCGAGGGCGCGGACACCGTGGCCGCGGTCTTCCTGGAGCCGGTGCAGAACGCGGGCGGCTGCTTCCCGCCGCCGCCCGGGTACTTCCAGCGGGTCCGCGAGATCTGCGACAAGTACGACGTGCTGCTGGTCTCGGACGAGGTCATCTGCGCCTTCGGCCGGCTGGGCACGATCTTCGCCTGTGACAAGTTCGGCTACGTCCCGGACATGATCACCTGCGCCAAGGGCATGACCTCGGGCTACTCCCCGATCGGCGCCTGCATCATCTCCGACCGGCTCGCCGAGCCCTTCTACGAGGGCGACAACACCTTCCTCCACGGCTACACCTTCGGCGGCCACCCGGTCTCGGCCGCGGTCGGCGTCGCCAACCTCGACATCTTCGAGCGCGAGGGCCTCAACCAGCATGTGCTGGACAACGAGGGCGCGTTCCGGTCCACGCTGGAGCGGCTGCACGATCTGCCGATCGTCGGCGATGTGCGGGGGAATGGTTTCTTCTATGGCATCGAGCTGGTGAAGGACAAGGCCACCAAGGAGTCCTTCGACGAGGAGGAGACCGAGCGGATCCTCTACGGCTTCCTCTCCAAGGCGCTGTACGAGAACGGGCTGTACTGCCGGGCCGACGACCGCGGTGACCCGGTCGTGCAGCTGGCGCCGCCGCTGATCGCCGATCAGGCGCTGTTCGACGAGATCGAGCAGATCCTGCGGGCGGTGCTGACGGAGGCGTGGACCAAGCTCTGA
- a CDS encoding Lrp/AsnC family transcriptional regulator, producing the protein MATPDKNGTTLDSVSLAIIEQLQEDGRRPYAAIGKAVGLSEAAVRQRVQKLLDQGVMQIVAVTDPLTVGFRRQAMVGINVEGDLDPVADALTAMDEVEYVVVTAGSFDLLIEIVCEDDDHLLEMINKRIRTLPGVRSTESFVYLKLRKQTYTWGTR; encoded by the coding sequence GTGGCCACACCTGACAAGAACGGCACGACCCTCGACTCCGTATCCCTGGCGATCATTGAGCAGCTCCAGGAAGACGGCCGCCGGCCGTACGCCGCCATCGGAAAGGCCGTGGGGCTCTCCGAGGCCGCCGTGCGGCAGCGCGTGCAAAAGCTGCTCGACCAGGGCGTGATGCAGATCGTCGCCGTCACCGATCCTCTCACCGTGGGGTTCCGGCGGCAGGCGATGGTCGGCATCAACGTCGAGGGCGATCTCGACCCGGTCGCGGACGCGCTGACCGCCATGGACGAGGTCGAGTACGTGGTCGTCACCGCGGGTTCCTTCGATCTCCTGATCGAGATCGTCTGCGAGGACGACGATCACCTCCTCGAAATGATCAACAAGCGGATCCGCACGCTGCCTGGTGTGCGCTCCACCGAGAGCTTCGTCTACCTCAAGCTCCGGAAGCAGACCTATACCTGGGGAACGAGATAG
- a CDS encoding gamma-aminobutyraldehyde dehydrogenase: protein MTTELRRLRNYIDGAFRDAADGRTTEVVNPATGEPYATAPLSGAADVDAAMAAAEAAFPAWRDLVPGERQKALLKIADAFEARAEELIAAESENTGKPIGLTRDEEIPPMIDQIRFFAGAARMLEGRSAGEYMEGLTSIIRREPVGVCAQVAPWNYPMMMAVWKFAPALAAGNTVVIKPSDTTPASTVLIAEIIGGVLAELGHPQGVFNVICGDRETGRLMVEHSVPAMASITGSVRAGKQVAESASKDVKRVHLELGGKAPVVVFEDTDIPKAVEDISVAGFFNAGQDCTAATRVLVHESIHDEFVSALAKAAAETKTGAPDDEDVLYGPLNNANQLAQVSGFIDRLPAHAKVEAGGHRVGDKGFFYAPTVVSGLKQDDEIIQNEVFGPVITVQTFSEEAQAISYANGVEYALASSVWTKDHARAMRMSKALDFGCVWINTHIPLVAEMPHGGFKKSGYGKDLSAYGFEDYTRIKHVMTSLG from the coding sequence GTGACCACCGAACTGCGTCGTCTGCGCAACTACATCGACGGAGCGTTCCGGGACGCCGCGGACGGGCGGACCACGGAGGTGGTCAACCCGGCCACAGGCGAGCCCTACGCCACCGCGCCGCTGTCGGGCGCGGCGGACGTGGACGCGGCGATGGCCGCCGCCGAGGCCGCCTTCCCGGCCTGGCGCGACCTGGTGCCCGGCGAGCGGCAGAAGGCACTGCTCAAGATCGCCGACGCCTTCGAGGCGCGGGCGGAGGAGCTGATCGCCGCCGAGTCCGAGAACACCGGCAAGCCGATCGGTCTCACGCGGGACGAGGAAATCCCGCCCATGATCGACCAGATCCGCTTCTTCGCGGGCGCGGCCCGGATGCTGGAGGGCCGCTCGGCCGGTGAGTACATGGAGGGGCTCACCTCGATCATCCGGCGGGAGCCGGTCGGGGTCTGCGCCCAGGTCGCACCGTGGAACTACCCGATGATGATGGCCGTTTGGAAGTTCGCCCCGGCCCTCGCCGCGGGCAATACGGTCGTCATCAAGCCCTCGGACACCACGCCCGCCTCCACCGTGCTGATCGCCGAGATCATCGGCGGAGTGCTGGCGGAACTGGGCCATCCGCAGGGCGTGTTCAACGTGATCTGTGGCGACCGCGAGACCGGCCGGCTGATGGTCGAGCACTCCGTGCCCGCCATGGCGTCCATCACCGGCTCGGTGCGGGCCGGCAAGCAGGTCGCCGAGAGCGCCTCGAAGGACGTCAAGCGGGTGCATCTGGAGCTCGGCGGCAAGGCCCCCGTGGTCGTCTTCGAGGACACCGACATCCCCAAGGCGGTCGAGGACATCTCGGTCGCGGGCTTCTTCAACGCGGGCCAGGACTGTACGGCCGCCACCCGGGTGCTGGTTCACGAGTCGATCCACGACGAGTTCGTGAGCGCGCTCGCCAAGGCCGCCGCCGAGACCAAGACCGGCGCGCCCGACGACGAGGACGTGCTGTACGGGCCGTTGAACAACGCCAACCAGCTGGCCCAGGTCTCCGGCTTCATCGACCGGCTCCCCGCCCACGCCAAGGTCGAGGCGGGCGGCCACCGGGTCGGCGACAAGGGCTTCTTCTACGCGCCCACGGTGGTCTCCGGGCTCAAGCAGGACGACGAGATCATCCAGAACGAGGTCTTCGGCCCGGTCATCACCGTGCAGACGTTCTCCGAAGAGGCGCAGGCGATCTCGTACGCCAACGGCGTGGAGTACGCGCTGGCCTCGTCGGTGTGGACCAAGGACCACGCCCGCGCGATGCGGATGTCCAAGGCCCTGGACTTCGGCTGTGTCTGGATCAACACCCATATCCCGCTGGTCGCCGAGATGCCGCACGGCGGCTTCAAGAAGTCCGGCTACGGCAAGGACCTCTCCGCCTACGGTTTCGAGGACTACACCCGCATCAAGCACGTCATGACGTCGCTGGGCTGA
- a CDS encoding glycoside hydrolase family 32 protein, with protein MTKWGKSGRLWIAAAAAILPAIAGCGEEKAGGPATSELEFRHYAGAVQYPAITKDSGGEHGLDALVPYGDCVLGLGTYSNGHRDVGVNWTGDAACTKLSLDPAPETGTTPGEVPGDMAPGNGAEGWGGGGLAGRAALPGEDGSVYAAGTSLSRLDRSGRVHRLADLEVPPVEPDPNAEPGARDPGGAAVMVRSGRRLVLGGSVSEKRRFVPTVWTSADQGRTVRRQRLPELPGAQGASLTRTGVLAMAAEGRRIVAIGGNAQGQGRPRLPVWASTDGGRTWRTALTPRLHGYAPVSGVLWHDGRWIAYGARSYGGREDYGKPDLPSVLTSADGLHWRVEDTSALGEGRIRGASVDGSGALVLLGLRSGDHIFCGMVWTGFGVDAERAELGCGDALPSAITTRADGKVVIAGSNDLWVGGASARRAVSR; from the coding sequence ATGACCAAGTGGGGGAAATCCGGACGTCTGTGGATCGCGGCGGCCGCCGCGATCCTGCCGGCCATCGCGGGCTGCGGCGAGGAGAAGGCGGGCGGGCCGGCCACGTCCGAGCTGGAGTTCCGGCACTACGCCGGGGCGGTGCAGTACCCGGCGATCACCAAGGACAGCGGCGGTGAGCACGGCCTCGACGCGCTCGTGCCGTACGGCGACTGCGTCCTCGGCCTCGGCACGTACAGCAACGGCCACCGCGACGTGGGCGTCAACTGGACCGGCGACGCGGCCTGTACGAAGCTCTCGCTCGATCCGGCGCCGGAGACCGGGACCACCCCCGGCGAGGTGCCCGGGGACATGGCTCCGGGAAACGGCGCCGAGGGCTGGGGCGGCGGCGGGCTCGCGGGGAGGGCGGCGCTGCCCGGCGAGGACGGCTCGGTGTATGCGGCCGGTACGTCCCTCTCGCGCCTCGACCGCTCGGGGCGCGTCCACCGGCTGGCCGACCTCGAGGTCCCGCCCGTGGAGCCGGATCCGAATGCCGAACCGGGCGCCCGGGACCCGGGCGGCGCGGCCGTCATGGTGCGCAGCGGGCGCCGGCTGGTCCTCGGCGGTTCGGTGAGCGAGAAGCGGCGGTTCGTACCGACGGTATGGACCTCCGCGGACCAGGGGAGGACCGTCCGGCGCCAGCGGCTTCCGGAACTGCCCGGCGCTCAGGGCGCCTCCCTCACCAGGACGGGCGTGCTGGCCATGGCCGCCGAGGGCCGCCGGATCGTGGCCATCGGCGGCAACGCCCAGGGCCAGGGCCGGCCACGGCTGCCGGTCTGGGCGTCCACGGACGGCGGACGCACCTGGCGAACCGCGCTCACCCCCCGGCTGCACGGCTACGCCCCGGTCAGCGGCGTGCTGTGGCACGACGGCCGGTGGATCGCCTACGGTGCCCGGTCCTACGGAGGCCGCGAGGACTACGGCAAGCCCGACCTGCCGTCCGTGCTGACCAGCGCGGACGGCCTGCACTGGAGGGTCGAGGACACCTCGGCGCTGGGCGAGGGGCGGATCCGGGGCGCGAGCGTCGACGGCTCGGGCGCGCTGGTGCTCCTCGGCCTCCGCAGCGGGGACCACATCTTCTGCGGCATGGTGTGGACCGGCTTCGGCGTGGACGCCGAGCGGGCCGAGCTCGGCTGCGGCGATGCGCTGCCCTCGGCCATCACCACCCGCGCCGACGGGAAGGTCGTCATCGCGGGCAGCAATGACCTGTGGGTGGGCGGCGCCTCAGCCCGCCGCGCGGTCAGTCGCTGA
- a CDS encoding glycerophosphodiester phosphodiesterase: MRAAGTRCVPVGHRGDPYVCRENTLSSIRSAVGAGAGAVEIDVRLTRDGVPVLLHDATLKRLWGQDRPLSGLTADEVRQLTGGGVPTLREALACAGSTRLLIDLPDASAAPAAVAQVRESGAGDRVYYCGALAALHAVRRAEPTAEIALTWTTLAPPAPALLAALRPRWLNYRFGLVSRELVARHHADGLLVSAWTADTRRSMSRLLRAGVDGITTNRVGALAALLLSG, from the coding sequence ATGAGGGCGGCGGGGACGCGATGCGTCCCGGTCGGCCACCGCGGCGACCCGTATGTGTGCCGTGAGAACACTTTGTCCTCCATCCGGTCCGCGGTGGGCGCGGGGGCGGGCGCGGTCGAGATCGACGTCCGGCTGACCCGGGACGGCGTGCCGGTGCTGCTCCACGACGCCACGCTGAAGCGGCTGTGGGGCCAGGACCGGCCGCTGTCCGGGCTGACCGCCGACGAGGTGCGGCAGCTGACCGGCGGGGGCGTCCCGACCCTGCGCGAGGCCCTCGCGTGCGCCGGCTCCACCCGGCTGCTGATCGACCTGCCGGACGCGTCGGCAGCGCCCGCCGCCGTCGCCCAGGTGCGGGAGAGCGGAGCGGGCGACCGGGTGTATTACTGCGGTGCCCTCGCGGCCCTGCACGCCGTGCGCCGCGCGGAGCCGACCGCCGAAATAGCGCTGACCTGGACCACGCTCGCCCCGCCGGCCCCGGCGCTGCTGGCCGCGCTGCGCCCCCGGTGGCTCAACTACCGCTTCGGGCTGGTCTCCCGGGAGCTGGTCGCCCGCCATCACGCCGACGGGCTGCTGGTCTCCGCCTGGACCGCCGACACCCGGCGATCGATGTCCCGGCTGCTGAGGGCGGGCGTCGACGGGATCACCACCAACCGGGTCGGCGCCCTGGCGGCCCTTCTGCTCAGCGGCTGA
- a CDS encoding adenosine deaminase produces MTDLTTFIAGLPKAELHVHHVGSASPRIVAELAARHPDSKVPTDPEALAEYFVFRDFAHFIEIYLSVVDLIRDAEDVRLLTYEIARDMARQNIRYAELTVTPYSSTRRGIPDTAFVEAIEDARKAAESEFGTVLRWCFDIPGEAGLEAAEETARIACELRPEGLVGFGLGGPEIGVPRPQFKPYFDRAIAAGLRSVPHAGETTGPQTIWDALIELRAERIGHGTSAVQDPKLLAHLAEHRIPLEVCPTSNLATRAVATLDEHPLKQMVDAGVIVTINSDDPPMFGTDLNTEYQVAARLLDLDAAGVAALAKNAVEASFLDAEGKARLAAEIDAYTAVAGR; encoded by the coding sequence TTGACCGATCTGACCACCTTCATCGCCGGGCTGCCCAAGGCCGAGCTCCATGTGCACCACGTGGGGTCCGCGTCCCCGCGCATCGTGGCCGAGCTGGCCGCCCGGCACCCCGACTCCAAGGTGCCCACCGACCCCGAGGCCCTCGCCGAGTACTTCGTCTTCCGGGACTTCGCGCACTTCATCGAGATCTATCTCTCCGTGGTGGACCTGATCCGCGACGCCGAGGACGTCCGGCTGCTGACCTACGAGATCGCCCGCGACATGGCCCGGCAGAACATCCGCTACGCCGAGCTGACCGTCACCCCCTACAGCTCGACCCGGCGCGGCATCCCGGACACCGCCTTCGTGGAGGCGATCGAGGACGCCCGTAAGGCGGCCGAGTCGGAGTTCGGCACGGTGCTGCGCTGGTGCTTCGACATTCCCGGCGAGGCCGGTCTCGAGGCCGCCGAGGAGACCGCCCGGATCGCCTGTGAGCTGCGCCCCGAGGGGCTGGTCGGCTTCGGCCTCGGCGGCCCGGAGATAGGGGTGCCGCGCCCCCAGTTCAAGCCGTACTTCGACCGCGCCATCGCCGCCGGGCTGCGCAGCGTGCCGCATGCGGGCGAGACCACCGGACCGCAGACGATCTGGGACGCCCTCATCGAGCTGCGGGCCGAGCGCATCGGCCATGGCACCAGCGCCGTCCAGGACCCGAAGCTGCTCGCCCATCTCGCGGAGCACCGCATTCCGTTGGAGGTCTGCCCGACCTCCAACCTCGCCACGCGCGCCGTCGCCACGCTCGATGAGCACCCCCTGAAGCAGATGGTCGACGCCGGGGTGATCGTCACGATCAACAGCGACGACCCGCCGATGTTCGGCACCGACCTCAACACCGAGTACCAGGTCGCGGCCCGGCTGCTGGACCTGGACGCGGCGGGCGTCGCGGCGCTCGCGAAGAACGCCGTCGAGGCGTCCTTCCTGGACGCCGAGGGCAAGGCGCGGCTCGCCGCGGAGATCGACGCCTACACGGCGGTCGCGGGCCGATGA
- a CDS encoding DUF4190 domain-containing protein, producing the protein MADQHDPSEPQAQDEPRRSGQPRQPEPLERDPWAPPAQRVAMDKSPMDKSPMDKAADEQGIPAPRPPVAEQPTLTSYPAMPGPTPPPPPPPPPGPVAAPGAVPPPPPAPTGPGTPSAYPAAGPYGPAGYGPTGYGQPGYGQQAPPKQSPYGGVPGYPGYGYPGTAHPGTGYSGSGYPGTAYPGAAYPGGMYGQGWPGGTYVPNNGHGTAALVLGIIGLVLSPSIALGIVLGVLAIVFGALGRARAASGEATNGGSALAGVILGVVAVVASVVMIFVYIATADDGSDSGDDPGYADVSSAAVLPLADIGR; encoded by the coding sequence ATGGCCGACCAGCACGACCCGTCCGAGCCGCAGGCGCAGGATGAGCCACGGCGGTCCGGGCAGCCGAGGCAGCCCGAACCGCTCGAGCGCGATCCCTGGGCTCCACCGGCGCAGCGGGTCGCCATGGACAAGAGCCCCATGGACAAGAGCCCGATGGACAAGGCGGCGGACGAACAAGGGATACCGGCTCCCCGCCCCCCGGTGGCCGAGCAGCCGACCCTCACCTCCTATCCCGCCATGCCGGGCCCGACGCCCCCGCCCCCTCCGCCGCCCCCGCCGGGCCCCGTGGCCGCGCCGGGCGCGGTGCCCCCGCCGCCACCCGCGCCGACCGGCCCGGGCACGCCCAGCGCCTATCCGGCCGCCGGGCCGTACGGTCCAGCGGGCTACGGGCCGACGGGATACGGCCAGCCCGGATACGGCCAGCAGGCGCCCCCCAAGCAGTCCCCGTACGGCGGGGTGCCGGGCTATCCCGGCTACGGTTACCCGGGCACCGCCCACCCCGGCACGGGATACTCCGGCTCCGGATATCCGGGCACCGCCTATCCCGGCGCCGCCTACCCCGGAGGGATGTACGGCCAGGGCTGGCCGGGCGGGACGTATGTGCCGAACAACGGCCATGGCACGGCCGCGCTGGTGCTCGGCATCATCGGCCTGGTCCTCTCCCCGAGCATCGCGCTCGGCATCGTCCTCGGTGTGCTCGCGATCGTCTTCGGGGCGCTCGGCCGCGCCAGGGCGGCAAGTGGCGAGGCGACCAACGGCGGTTCGGCGCTCGCCGGGGTGATCCTCGGGGTGGTCGCCGTGGTGGCGAGCGTCGTCATGATCTTCGTCTACATCGCCACCGCGGACGACGGCTCGGACAGCGGCGACGACCCGGGCTATGCCGATGTCTCGAGCGCGGCGGTGCTCCCGCTCGCCGATATCGGCCGCTGA
- a CDS encoding DUF4190 domain-containing protein, with translation MSSSMPGPPQDPYDPQANPYATPAPPAQPPQYPGTGYPAAPPVYPGAAGMPMQPNNGMGTAALVCGIVGLVCGITYFLWIFAVILGILAITFGAIGKGKVGRGQANNGGSATAGLVCGIIGMVLPVIYILAVDAALDSIF, from the coding sequence ATGTCCAGCTCCATGCCGGGCCCGCCGCAGGATCCGTACGACCCCCAGGCCAATCCCTACGCCACGCCCGCGCCGCCGGCCCAGCCACCGCAGTACCCCGGCACCGGCTATCCCGCCGCGCCGCCCGTCTACCCGGGGGCGGCCGGGATGCCGATGCAGCCGAACAACGGCATGGGGACGGCCGCGCTGGTCTGCGGCATCGTCGGCCTGGTCTGCGGGATCACCTACTTCCTGTGGATCTTCGCGGTCATCCTCGGCATCCTGGCGATCACCTTCGGCGCCATAGGCAAGGGGAAGGTCGGCCGGGGTCAGGCGAACAACGGAGGCTCGGCCACCGCCGGTCTGGTCTGCGGAATCATCGGCATGGTGCTCCCGGTGATCTACATCCTGGCGGTGGACGCCGCCCTCGACTCCATCTTCTAG
- a CDS encoding gamma-aminobutyraldehyde dehydrogenase, with product MDQRFDVTERFADGAQYIAGRLRQGGSEGTHQVVDPATGEQVFGYRLAGAADVDAAVAAAEAAFPEWAGATPGERSDAMHRFAAVLTERADDLAYAESLQCGKPIKLSTEFDVPGSIDNVSFFAGAARQLEGKAAAEYSGDHTSYIRREPIGVIGSIAPWNYPLQMAAWKVLPAIAAGNTIVLKPAELTPLTSLMFAQAATEAGLPDGVINVVSGTGPEAGEWLVSHPAVAMTSFTGSTAVGKRVAELATVTVKRIHLELGGKAPFVVFDDADLEAAAHGAVAGALINSGQDCTAATRAYVQRPLYDAFVAAVADLMASVRLGDPFDPHTDLGPLVSHAQRDRVAGFVDRARGYATVVTGGEIPGGDLAKGAYYRPTLITGAPQDSEIVQSEIFGPVLAVVPFDSDDEGIALANDTPYGLAASAWSRDVYRTGRASRELRAGCVWINDHIPIISEMPHGGVRASGFGKDMSAYSFEEYTQVKHVMFDNTAVVRKDWHRTVFGDRQT from the coding sequence ATGGATCAGCGGTTCGACGTGACGGAGCGGTTCGCCGACGGTGCCCAGTACATCGCGGGCCGTCTGCGCCAGGGCGGCTCCGAGGGCACACATCAGGTCGTCGACCCGGCCACCGGCGAGCAGGTGTTCGGCTACCGGCTCGCCGGTGCGGCCGATGTCGACGCGGCCGTGGCCGCGGCCGAGGCCGCCTTCCCCGAATGGGCGGGCGCCACCCCCGGCGAGCGGTCCGACGCGATGCACCGCTTCGCCGCGGTGCTCACCGAGCGGGCGGACGACCTCGCCTACGCCGAGTCGCTGCAGTGCGGCAAGCCCATCAAGCTCAGCACCGAGTTCGATGTGCCCGGCTCCATCGACAACGTCTCCTTCTTCGCGGGCGCCGCCCGCCAGTTGGAGGGCAAGGCCGCCGCCGAGTACAGCGGTGACCACACCTCGTACATCCGCCGCGAGCCCATTGGGGTCATCGGCTCCATCGCCCCCTGGAACTACCCCCTCCAGATGGCGGCCTGGAAGGTCCTCCCGGCCATCGCCGCGGGTAACACCATCGTGCTGAAGCCCGCCGAACTGACGCCTCTTACCTCGCTGATGTTCGCGCAGGCGGCAACGGAGGCGGGCCTTCCGGACGGCGTCATCAACGTGGTGAGCGGCACCGGCCCGGAGGCGGGCGAATGGCTGGTCTCCCACCCCGCGGTGGCGATGACCTCCTTCACCGGATCGACGGCGGTCGGTAAGCGCGTCGCCGAACTCGCCACCGTCACCGTCAAGCGGATCCATCTCGAACTCGGCGGCAAGGCGCCCTTCGTCGTCTTCGACGACGCGGACCTGGAGGCCGCGGCGCACGGCGCCGTCGCCGGCGCGCTGATCAACAGCGGACAGGACTGCACCGCGGCCACCCGCGCGTATGTCCAGCGCCCGCTGTACGACGCGTTCGTCGCCGCCGTCGCCGATCTCATGGCGTCCGTACGGCTCGGCGACCCCTTCGATCCGCACACCGACCTCGGCCCGCTGGTCTCCCACGCCCAGCGCGACCGCGTGGCGGGCTTCGTGGACCGGGCCCGCGGCTACGCCACCGTCGTCACCGGCGGCGAGATCCCGGGCGGCGACCTCGCCAAGGGCGCCTACTACCGGCCTACGCTCATCACCGGCGCGCCCCAGGACAGCGAGATCGTCCAGTCCGAGATCTTCGGCCCGGTCCTGGCGGTCGTCCCCTTCGACAGCGACGACGAGGGCATCGCGCTCGCCAACGACACCCCTTACGGTCTCGCCGCCTCCGCCTGGAGCCGCGATGTCTACCGGACGGGCCGCGCCTCCCGCGAGCTCCGGGCGGGGTGCGTGTGGATCAACGACCACATCCCGATCATCAGCGAGATGCCGCACGGCGGTGTGCGGGCGTCCGGCTTCGGCAAGGACATGTCGGCGTACTCCTTCGAGGAGTACACGCAGGTCAAGCACGTGATGTTCGACAACACCGCAGTGGTCCGCAAGGACTGGCACCGCACGGTCTTCGGAGATCGACAGACCTGA
- a CDS encoding polyamine ABC transporter substrate-binding protein → MEARHESESLSPPQIAAIRRSMTSGRMALTRRSLLRAGGAGAIAVGGLGALGGCGIPPAGRTEVDNASDDHSAEEKRLAFSNWTEYMDVGKGGRHPTLDAFQRRTGIKVKYTEDINDNVEFFGKIKPQLAAGQDTGRDLICVTDWLAARMIRLGWIQPLDPAQLPHAYTNLGKPFRTPDWDPGRAHSYPWTGIPAVIAYNKKATGGRKVTSVSQLLEDPGLKGRVGLLTEMRDTVGLTLLDMGKNPETVTADDYDAAIARLQKASDRGQVRRFTGNDYTGDLTKGDIAACMAWAGDLIQLQSDNPEIEFAIPDAGYMTATDNLLVPNKARHKRNAERLIDYFYEPKVAAKIAAYINYVCPVDGVREELAKIDKTLADNPLILPDEEMAAKSHSFRSLSSNEEAAFEDKFAKLTGA, encoded by the coding sequence ATGGAAGCACGGCACGAGTCCGAGAGCCTGTCCCCACCACAGATCGCCGCGATACGGCGCTCCATGACCAGCGGCCGTATGGCCCTCACCCGCCGCTCCCTGCTGCGCGCGGGAGGCGCCGGGGCGATCGCCGTCGGCGGGCTCGGAGCGCTCGGCGGCTGCGGTATCCCGCCCGCGGGGCGCACCGAGGTGGACAACGCCTCAGATGACCACTCGGCCGAGGAGAAGCGGCTCGCCTTCTCCAACTGGACCGAGTACATGGACGTCGGCAAGGGCGGCCGCCATCCGACCCTGGACGCGTTCCAGCGCCGTACCGGCATCAAGGTCAAGTACACCGAGGACATCAACGACAACGTCGAGTTCTTCGGCAAGATCAAGCCGCAGCTCGCGGCGGGCCAGGACACCGGCCGCGACCTCATCTGCGTCACGGACTGGCTGGCCGCCCGGATGATCCGGCTCGGCTGGATACAGCCGCTGGACCCCGCCCAACTGCCCCATGCCTACACCAACCTGGGGAAACCCTTTCGCACCCCGGACTGGGACCCGGGCCGCGCCCACTCCTACCCGTGGACCGGTATCCCCGCCGTCATCGCGTACAACAAGAAGGCCACCGGCGGCCGTAAGGTCACTTCGGTCTCCCAGCTGCTGGAGGACCCGGGGCTCAAGGGCCGGGTCGGGCTGCTGACCGAGATGCGCGACACCGTCGGGCTGACCCTCCTGGACATGGGCAAGAACCCCGAGACGGTCACCGCCGACGACTACGACGCCGCGATCGCCCGCCTCCAGAAGGCGTCCGACCGGGGCCAGGTCCGCCGCTTCACCGGCAACGACTACACCGGCGACCTCACCAAGGGCGACATCGCCGCCTGTATGGCCTGGGCCGGGGACCTGATCCAGCTCCAGTCGGACAACCCCGAGATCGAGTTCGCCATCCCCGACGCCGGCTATATGACGGCCACGGACAACCTTCTGGTGCCCAACAAGGCGCGCCATAAGAGGAACGCCGAACGGCTCATCGACTACTTCTACGAGCCTAAGGTCGCCGCGAAGATCGCCGCGTACATCAACTACGTCTGCCCGGTCGACGGGGTGCGCGAGGAGCTCGCGAAGATCGACAAGACGCTGGCGGACAATCCGCTGATCCTCCCGGACGAGGAGATGGCCGCCAAGTCCCACTCCTTCCGCTCGCTCTCCAGCAACGAAGAGGCGGCATTCGAGGACAAGTTCGCCAAGCTCACCGGCGCCTGA